In the genome of Chrysemys picta bellii isolate R12L10 chromosome 17, ASM1138683v2, whole genome shotgun sequence, one region contains:
- the LOC112061345 gene encoding N-myc proto-oncogene protein-like, which produces MKSDEEEDDVEDIEVLAVEKRHSSSKKTVMTIILKHCTPIHQHYYYTAPSPYIESEDALPQEKLKNEVPHVTKPVIQPESKSSSPQNAESEDSKRLRLNCLERQQNKDLRSSFLTLRDHVPELVKNEKAAKILIWNKATDSIHSLQAEEHKLLLEKEKLQARQQQLLMEIEHMETC; this is translated from the exons ATGAAGTCAG atgaggaagaggatgacgtGGAAGACATTGAGGTTCTGGCAGTGGAGAAAAGGCACTCTTCCTCCAAGAAGACAGTTATGACTATTATTCTAAAGCATTGCACCCCGATTCACCAGCATTATTACtacaccgccccttccccataCATTGAAAGTGAAGATGCCCTGCCACAGGAAAAGCTAAAAAATGAGGTGCCCCATGTCACAAAACCCGTGATCCAACCAGAGTCTAAGAGTTCAAGTCCTCAAAATGCAGAGTCAGAGGATAGCAAACGTCTACGCCTCAATTGTCTGGAACGTCAGCAGAATAAGGATCTGCGGTCTAGTTTCCTCACATTAAGGGACCATGTACCTGAACtggttaaaaatgagaaagcCGCAAAAATACTCATCTGGAATAAAGCCACTGATTCTATCCATTCCCTTCAGGCAGAGGAACACAAGTTATTGCTAGAAAAGGAAAAATTGCAAGCCAGACAACAGCAGTTGCTAATGGAAATAGAACACATGGAGACTTGCTAA